A window of Vibrio ishigakensis contains these coding sequences:
- a CDS encoding rhodanese-like domain-containing protein, with amino-acid sequence MKKWLSTALLTASFIAMPALATERADIGWEWIEQGAMLVDVRTVQEFDAGHLDNAHNFPLSDLDRHFANIDKDTQIVLYCRSGNRSGQAYQYLRSKGFNNLHNAGGLVEMQQARNP; translated from the coding sequence ATGAAAAAGTGGCTCTCAACAGCATTACTCACGGCTTCTTTTATAGCTATGCCAGCGCTGGCAACTGAGCGGGCAGATATTGGCTGGGAGTGGATTGAACAGGGAGCCATGCTGGTGGATGTACGCACGGTTCAAGAGTTTGACGCTGGCCATCTCGACAATGCGCACAATTTTCCACTTTCTGATCTCGATAGACACTTCGCCAATATCGACAAAGATACACAGATTGTCCTCTACTGCCGAAGCGGCAACCGTTCTGGTCAGGCCTACCAATATCTAAGGTCAAAAGGTTTTAATAATCTGCACAATGCAGGTGGATTAGTTGAAATGCAGCAGGCCAGAAACCCATGA
- a CDS encoding DUF1254 domain-containing protein: protein MKKLALVVALGLNMAALPVMAEEVSTEAEFFSKDGAITTAENYPIFESSRQILKNQDLAGINKLLHKRELTPTDQQPVVRMNRDTYYSFAVVDVSKGASITLPEIPEGKYISMQVVTEDHRIQAMQYGSGTFDLSTHTGEHIYIVVRLDATFSKEEARKIQDQMHIDANSNNKFSAEQVDQASFVKVEKELKAQMPTILKRDGATALTGMFTDPNDESKELFTEEKYAVGAAIGWGGAQMQDNIYEVSGNYPADTCHQATFEDPKNQAFWSITVYDKAGFMFNDVANVSSNTADKNADGTYTVSFGCGEGAPNNIETANKSGVFNLGIRHYMPSQLVKDGFRVLPTVKPVK from the coding sequence ATGAAGAAGTTAGCACTTGTTGTAGCACTTGGTTTGAACATGGCAGCACTACCTGTAATGGCAGAAGAGGTTTCAACAGAAGCGGAGTTTTTCAGCAAGGATGGCGCTATTACTACGGCAGAGAACTACCCAATTTTCGAGAGCTCTCGCCAGATCCTAAAGAACCAAGATCTAGCGGGTATCAATAAACTGCTTCATAAGCGTGAACTGACACCAACGGATCAGCAGCCTGTTGTTCGTATGAACCGTGACACTTACTACTCATTTGCAGTAGTAGATGTATCTAAAGGCGCAAGCATCACACTTCCAGAGATCCCTGAAGGCAAATACATATCTATGCAGGTGGTTACCGAAGATCACCGCATTCAAGCTATGCAGTATGGCTCAGGCACCTTTGATTTGAGCACCCACACAGGTGAACACATCTACATCGTAGTGCGTCTAGATGCGACCTTCTCTAAAGAAGAAGCACGCAAGATCCAAGATCAAATGCACATCGATGCTAACTCAAACAACAAATTCAGCGCTGAGCAAGTTGACCAAGCATCATTCGTGAAAGTTGAGAAAGAACTTAAAGCGCAGATGCCGACCATACTAAAACGCGATGGCGCAACGGCGCTAACCGGCATGTTCACTGATCCGAACGATGAGTCTAAAGAGCTATTTACAGAAGAAAAATATGCTGTAGGTGCGGCCATCGGTTGGGGCGGCGCGCAGATGCAAGACAACATCTATGAAGTATCAGGCAACTACCCTGCTGATACCTGTCACCAAGCAACCTTTGAAGATCCTAAGAACCAAGCGTTCTGGTCTATCACCGTGTATGACAAAGCAGGTTTCATGTTTAACGATGTTGCGAACGTGAGCTCAAACACCGCTGACAAGAATGCTGATGGCACCTATACCGTAAGCTTTGGCTGTGGTGAAGGTGCGCCGAACAACATCGAAACCGCGAATAAGTCAGGCGTATTTAACCTAGGTATCCGTCACTATATGCCAAGCCAATTGGTAAAAGACGGCTTCCGAGTATTGCCAACGGTTAAGCCAGTAAAATAA
- a CDS encoding PhzF family phenazine biosynthesis protein → MIKVEALLVNSFTKQGTGGNPAGVVLGAETLSDQQKLQVAKLVGFSETAFVCEDHVADFEVSFFTTTDEVDFCGHATLVAFSVMLERGLITPGEYTQRTKAGLLAVTVEPGGRIVMQQKLPEYLGVLSSKEISPLIGISCELLDSTELPIEVVSTGLPDIIVPITKGYLDNLQINNTRLSQFCKERDLVGIHAFELCESDSLVSANCRNFAPLFGIPEESATGSASGALASYLIKYGLAASEQNLVFEQGRAMGCTSEITASIEVTEDEISKVSVGGFAKLVGVQEISL, encoded by the coding sequence TTGATCAAAGTAGAAGCCTTGCTGGTGAACTCATTTACTAAGCAAGGAACTGGGGGCAATCCTGCTGGGGTGGTTCTGGGAGCTGAAACCTTATCTGACCAACAGAAACTACAAGTAGCAAAGTTGGTAGGTTTCTCGGAAACAGCATTTGTTTGCGAAGACCATGTTGCTGACTTTGAGGTGTCGTTTTTTACTACGACAGATGAAGTCGACTTTTGTGGTCATGCTACCTTGGTAGCATTTTCGGTAATGCTTGAGCGAGGACTCATTACACCAGGAGAGTACACCCAAAGAACTAAGGCAGGGTTGCTTGCAGTTACCGTCGAGCCAGGCGGTCGAATCGTAATGCAGCAGAAACTGCCAGAATACTTAGGCGTGTTATCAAGTAAGGAGATATCACCTTTGATTGGTATTTCTTGCGAGTTATTAGATTCTACCGAGCTACCTATCGAGGTGGTATCTACTGGTCTTCCAGACATCATAGTGCCAATTACTAAGGGGTACCTAGATAACCTGCAGATAAACAACACTCGACTCAGTCAGTTCTGCAAGGAACGCGATTTGGTTGGTATTCATGCGTTCGAGTTGTGCGAGTCTGACTCTTTAGTTTCGGCAAACTGTCGTAATTTTGCACCTTTGTTCGGCATACCAGAAGAGTCTGCAACTGGCAGTGCCAGTGGCGCTCTTGCTTCTTACCTGATCAAATACGGACTAGCAGCTAGCGAGCAGAATTTGGTATTTGAACAAGGAAGAGCCATGGGATGCACCTCAGAAATCACCGCTTCCATAGAAGTGACCGAGGATGAGATCAGCAAGGTAAGTGTTGGCGGTTTCGCCAAGTTGGTAGGGGTACAAGAAATCTCGCTATAA
- a CDS encoding AarF/UbiB family protein has translation MNERQLQQQKFDLSGESLVVGNIDECPLSPEQLALTTAESDYVIESFDSGLTAEVFHIRVEGRDYTLKKRRPQAKVQNPDGQYSFLNEVQRRADFKAVEHNPDFRHIVKTIYADYRLGIIVSEWIEGSHIKALNQDLLKQLFTTLLACERIGLFEWDLCAGNLLVDRDEQLMLFDFGYMYPFNSTSEFNSNGIADSLFDACERFETRFLSGWLLENDLSEEEALSIFKMVKEQALDMFQQKREWLQTSGGKTKVILHMNAVIDKYEQALVSENKLMSLFKSEMFRSHVLDIEDDLDGQSCTRTTIKRVDFVLNMLEQNYDFLLQSGSLFYQNQGKSQAELLNDYQVKRKQAIKFQL, from the coding sequence ATGAATGAACGCCAGTTACAGCAGCAAAAATTTGACTTAAGTGGTGAGTCGCTGGTTGTCGGAAACATCGACGAATGCCCATTGTCACCAGAACAACTGGCTCTAACTACAGCAGAGTCGGACTATGTGATTGAGTCTTTTGATAGCGGTCTTACGGCTGAGGTGTTTCATATTCGTGTTGAAGGCCGTGATTACACACTAAAGAAAAGACGCCCGCAGGCTAAGGTGCAAAATCCAGATGGACAATACTCTTTCCTCAATGAAGTTCAAAGACGTGCTGATTTCAAAGCTGTTGAACACAATCCCGACTTTAGACATATCGTTAAGACTATCTACGCTGACTATCGCTTAGGCATTATCGTATCCGAGTGGATAGAAGGCTCTCATATTAAGGCCTTAAACCAAGACCTATTAAAGCAGTTGTTTACAACACTATTGGCCTGTGAGCGAATCGGGCTATTTGAATGGGATTTGTGTGCAGGCAATCTTCTGGTGGACCGAGATGAACAGCTCATGCTGTTTGATTTTGGTTATATGTATCCTTTTAACTCCACTAGCGAGTTTAACAGCAATGGCATAGCTGACTCCTTGTTTGATGCGTGCGAGCGTTTTGAGACTCGCTTTTTGTCTGGTTGGTTATTGGAAAATGACTTATCAGAAGAAGAGGCTCTTTCGATCTTTAAAATGGTGAAAGAGCAGGCTCTTGATATGTTTCAACAAAAAAGAGAATGGCTACAGACCAGTGGTGGGAAAACAAAAGTCATCTTACATATGAATGCCGTGATAGATAAATATGAGCAGGCTTTAGTCTCAGAAAACAAACTAATGTCTCTGTTTAAATCTGAGATGTTTCGCTCACATGTACTGGATATTGAGGATGACTTGGATGGCCAGAGCTGCACCCGAACGACAATCAAGAGGGTGGACTTTGTGCTGAATATGCTTGAGCAAAATTATGACTTCTTATTGCAAAGTGGCTCGCTGTTTTATCAAAACCAAGGAAAAAGTCAGGCAGAACTTTTGAATGATTATCAAGTTAAGCGAAAGCAAGCCATCAAATTCCAGCTCTAG
- a CDS encoding protein adenylyltransferase SelO, which translates to MSKQEIGAAQISIFNLDDLAKVSDYSLMDNLNPDPEATSDGMDHFPRQVFSGHYVPVKPTPIADAIYVSHSHGFFKELGLDDSLAHTPEFGRLFSGDMTNLPEPMRNVGWATGYALSIFGTEYIQQCPFQTGNGYGDGRAISVFEGVFHNKRWEMQLKGAGPTPYCRGADGRAVLRSSVREFLAQEYMHALGVETSRSLSLFASQSETVDRPWYSEGSQSENPDIMVANPVAITTRVAPSFLRVGQLELFSRRARVNEHPNAMSELEMMALHIIEREYSEQIDAELPLPDKLLALAKEFRGRLTTLVTEWLRVGYCQGNFNSDNCGAGGITLDYGPFGFCEYFDPYFQPWTGGGRHFSFFNQPLAAEKNYETFCGALKPLLDEKAQAKLDNLVEGFSSVVREKSNKMWADKLGLETLDVDLFNQLLGLMMKTHVDYTLFFRELSNMPKAVSDISASFYAKPSEELVQEWTQWLSTWRERLNPSVDMAELSRQMKQVNPKYTWREWLIVPAYEQAQKGDFSLIHELQQILASPYDEQSKQVEEKYYRLRPLEYFSAGGVSHYSCSS; encoded by the coding sequence ATGAGTAAACAGGAGATTGGGGCAGCCCAAATCAGTATTTTTAATCTTGATGATCTTGCGAAGGTGTCGGATTACTCTCTAATGGATAACCTCAATCCAGATCCAGAAGCAACCTCAGATGGCATGGACCATTTTCCTCGGCAAGTGTTCTCCGGCCATTATGTGCCTGTAAAGCCGACGCCAATTGCGGATGCTATTTATGTCAGCCATAGCCATGGGTTCTTCAAAGAGTTGGGACTGGACGATAGCTTAGCGCACACTCCTGAATTCGGGCGCCTGTTCTCTGGTGACATGACTAATCTGCCAGAACCAATGCGCAATGTTGGGTGGGCTACAGGCTATGCACTCTCAATCTTCGGCACTGAATATATCCAGCAATGTCCTTTCCAGACCGGCAACGGTTATGGCGATGGGCGAGCCATCTCTGTCTTTGAAGGCGTTTTTCACAATAAAAGATGGGAAATGCAACTCAAAGGTGCAGGCCCTACACCCTATTGCCGAGGAGCAGATGGCAGGGCGGTGCTGCGCTCAAGTGTTCGTGAGTTTCTGGCGCAAGAGTATATGCACGCTTTGGGTGTGGAGACTTCACGCTCTTTAAGCCTGTTTGCATCTCAATCAGAGACGGTAGATCGTCCTTGGTACAGTGAAGGTTCTCAGTCAGAAAATCCAGATATCATGGTTGCCAACCCAGTCGCCATTACAACGCGTGTTGCTCCCTCATTCTTACGCGTAGGTCAGTTGGAGTTGTTTAGCCGAAGAGCTCGGGTCAATGAGCATCCAAATGCGATGTCAGAGCTCGAGATGATGGCGCTGCATATTATCGAGCGCGAATACAGCGAGCAAATAGATGCAGAGTTGCCACTTCCAGATAAGCTGCTCGCTCTCGCTAAAGAGTTTCGAGGTCGCTTAACTACGTTGGTAACAGAATGGCTTCGCGTCGGATATTGCCAAGGCAATTTCAATAGCGACAACTGCGGCGCTGGAGGTATTACGCTCGATTATGGTCCGTTCGGTTTTTGCGAATATTTTGATCCTTACTTTCAACCTTGGACCGGCGGTGGACGCCATTTCTCTTTCTTCAATCAACCCCTAGCGGCTGAGAAGAACTATGAGACTTTCTGTGGCGCCCTAAAGCCGCTATTAGATGAAAAAGCTCAAGCAAAGCTAGATAACCTAGTTGAGGGGTTCTCTTCAGTCGTGAGAGAGAAGTCCAATAAGATGTGGGCCGATAAACTGGGATTAGAGACACTAGATGTTGATCTGTTTAATCAGCTTTTAGGCTTGATGATGAAAACCCATGTTGACTACACCTTGTTCTTTCGTGAGCTGTCAAACATGCCAAAAGCGGTATCAGATATCAGCGCGAGCTTCTATGCGAAGCCTAGCGAGGAGCTAGTTCAGGAGTGGACGCAATGGCTAAGCACTTGGAGAGAGCGACTAAATCCTAGTGTGGATATGGCCGAGCTCTCGCGTCAAATGAAACAGGTAAACCCTAAGTATACTTGGCGAGAGTGGCTGATTGTTCCTGCCTATGAGCAAGCTCAGAAGGGTGACTTTTCTCTTATCCATGAACTGCAACAGATCTTAGCAAGCCCTTATGACGAGCAATCTAAACAGGTTGAAGAGAAATATTATCGCTTAAGACCTCTGGAGTACTTCTCTGCTGGTGGCGTTTCTCATTACAGCTGCTCATCGTAA
- a CDS encoding DUF1254 domain-containing protein has translation MKKLSLSIALGLNLIALPTLANTEVSTLTDYFSPAGEKTTVENYPTLETSRQYLKNQELVGINNFLHKRELTPTDEQPVVRMNRDTYYSMAVIDVSKGASVTLPEIPVGKYMSMEIITEDHRIQAMKYGAGTFELSTHTGDHVYAIIRLDATFTKEEAHALQNKMSVQANSNKEFTAHQVDKASFETVEKSLKAEMPKVLKRDGAQATFGMFTDPNDKSKELFTEEKYAVGAAIGWGGAQLEDNIYEVSGNYPMNECYQATFDDPKNQAFWSVTVYNKQGFMFNDVANINSKLAEKNADGTYTLSFGCGDDAPNNLDIKNDSGVFNVAFRHYIPSQKVRDGFRILPLIRAVN, from the coding sequence ATGAAGAAACTATCACTTAGCATTGCACTTGGACTGAACCTTATCGCACTGCCTACTTTGGCAAATACAGAGGTCTCTACACTGACCGATTACTTCAGCCCTGCAGGTGAAAAGACAACAGTTGAGAACTACCCAACCCTAGAAACTTCGCGCCAGTATCTAAAAAACCAAGAGCTAGTGGGCATCAACAACTTCCTGCACAAGCGCGAATTGACGCCAACTGACGAGCAGCCTGTTGTTCGAATGAACCGTGATACTTACTACTCAATGGCTGTTATCGATGTATCTAAAGGTGCGAGTGTAACCCTTCCTGAGATCCCAGTAGGCAAGTACATGTCGATGGAAATCATTACTGAGGATCACCGCATTCAGGCGATGAAATATGGTGCAGGTACTTTCGAGCTATCTACCCACACTGGCGATCACGTTTACGCCATCATCCGCCTAGACGCGACCTTTACTAAAGAAGAGGCACACGCGCTTCAAAACAAAATGAGCGTTCAAGCGAACTCGAATAAAGAGTTCACAGCACATCAGGTAGATAAGGCTTCTTTCGAAACAGTTGAGAAATCTCTAAAGGCGGAGATGCCAAAAGTGCTTAAGCGTGACGGTGCACAAGCAACATTCGGTATGTTCACCGACCCGAACGACAAATCTAAAGAGCTATTTACTGAAGAGAAATACGCTGTGGGCGCGGCTATCGGCTGGGGCGGTGCGCAGCTAGAAGACAACATCTATGAGGTGTCAGGTAACTACCCAATGAACGAGTGTTACCAAGCGACCTTTGATGACCCGAAGAACCAAGCATTTTGGTCTGTAACCGTATACAACAAGCAAGGCTTTATGTTCAACGATGTGGCTAACATCAACTCTAAACTTGCTGAGAAGAACGCCGATGGTACTTATACCTTAAGCTTCGGCTGTGGTGACGATGCACCGAATAACCTAGACATAAAGAACGACTCTGGCGTGTTTAATGTAGCTTTCCGTCACTACATTCCAAGCCAAAAGGTTCGCGATGGTTTCCGTATCCTGCCACTTATCAGAGCAGTGAACTAA